Proteins from a single region of Chaetodon trifascialis isolate fChaTrf1 chromosome 10, fChaTrf1.hap1, whole genome shotgun sequence:
- the znf710a gene encoding zinc finger protein 710a: MRSLKHLKHHSRNNVEEESSRLVRTYPKMTEGQVDVGTQTEPVVVLSLAQAAVLGLISQNEIFGATIAPNGFYMGEPRECPPPPPEAMEYEYADQLIGANGDYLAEPAGEPEPQPHCSERRRPGPRGRTKRNRNDGELEGHPHKVSSPQAQIKGEQLESDTPPSCIHMNSRCSPGKSEDPATLQGTLKEEQACGNCPSCVRDTSRQQTDGQPEQEQEENTGRERERKEEDLVVEEEEEEALNLKTGGETGSPLENRYYESNEVAYESADIALPGEYEENSQAMLWSDPEGLARRMQIDRLDINVQIDESYCVDVGEGLKRWKCRMCEKSYTSKYNLVTHILGHNGIKPHECLHCGKLFKQPSHLQTHLLTHQGTRPHKCTVCEKAFTQTSHLKRHMLQHSDVKPYSCRFCGRGFAYPSELRTHENKHENGQCHVCTQCGLEFPTYAHLKRHLTSHQGPTTYQCTECHKSFAYRSQLQNHLMKHQNVRPYVCPECGMEFVQIHHLRQHALTHKGMKEFKCDVCAREFTLSANLKRHMLIHASVRPFQCHVCFKTFVQKQTLKTHMIVHLPVKPFKCKVCGKSFNRMYNLLGHMHLHAGSKPFKCPYCTSKFNLKGNLSRHMKVKHGIMDTSIDGQEPPQDTEVQEDYEEESFEFSERENRANNNNTPDIAKLSQMEYYSTYGKGTGRFSTA, from the exons atgAGATCCCTGAAACACCTCAAACATCACTCCAGGAACAATGTG gaggaggagagtagCCGCTTGGTGCGGACCTACCCTAAGATGACTGAGGGCCAAGTGGATGTGGGCACGCAGACAGAGCCCGTGGTGGTGCTATCTCTGGCTCAGGCGGCTGTTCTTGGCCTCATCTCCCAGAATGAAATCTTTGGGGCCACCATTGCTCCCAATGGCTTTTACATGGGGGAGCCTAGAGAgtgtccccctcctccacctgagGCCATGGAGTATGAGTACGCTGACCAGCTAATAGGGGCCAACGGGGACTACCTGGCAGAGCCTGCTGGGGAGCCAGAGCCCCAGCCCCACTGCAGTGAGAGAAGACGGCCGGGGCCACGTGGGAGGACCAAGAGGAACAGGAATGACGGGGAATTAGAGGGTCACCCACACAAAGTCTCAAGTCCACAGGCTCAGATTAAAGGTGAACAGCTTGAGTCCGATACCCCTCCTTCCTGCATTCACATGAACAGCAGGTGTAGTCCTGGCAAGTCAGAGGATCCAGCCACCCTACAGGGTACTCTGAAAGAGGAGCAGGCCTGCGGAAACTGTCCCTCATGTGTGAGAGATACATCCAGACAACAAACAGATGGACAGCCAGAACaggaacaagaggaaaacactggtagagaaagagagaggaaggaagaagatTTGGttgtggaagaagaagaggaagaggcactCAACCTGAAGACCGGTGGAGAGACTGGCAGTCCTCTGGAGAACCGCTATTATGAGTCCAATGAGGTGGCCTACGAGTCTGCGGACATAGCACTGCCAGGGGAGTATGAGGAGAACAGCCAGGCCATGCTGTGGTCAGACCCAGAGGGCCTGGCCAGGCGAATGCAGATTGACCGGCTGGACATCAACGTTCAGATTGATGAGTCGTACTGCGTAGATGTGGGGGAGGGTCTGAAACGCTGGAAGTGCCGCATGTGTGAGAAATCATACACATCCAAATATAACCTTGTCACTCATATTCTAGGCCATAATGGAATTAAGCCACATGAATGTCTACACTGTGGAAAGCTGTTCAAGCAGCCGAGCCACCTCCAGACTCACCTGCTCACCCACCAGGGAACCAGACCTCATAAGTGTACCGTTTGTGAAAAGGCCTTCACACAGACCAGCCACCTGAAGAGGCACATGCTGCAGCATTCAGACGTCAAGCCCTACAGCTGCCGCTTCTGCGGCCGTGGCTTTGCCTACCCGAGCGAGCTGAGGACCCATGAGAACAAACACGAGAACGGTCAGTGCCACGTCTGCACCCAGTGTGGTCTCGAGTTCCCAACCTACGCACACCTGAAGCGCCACCTGACCAGCCATCAGGGCCCGACGACATACCAGTGCACGGAGTGCCACAAGTCCTTTGCTTACCGCAGCCAGCTGCAGAACCACTTGATGAAACACCAGAACGTGCGGCCCTATGTTTGCCCCGAGTGCGGCATGGAGTTTGTCCAGATCCACCACCTCCGACAACACGCTCTCACTCACAAG GGTATGAAAGAATTCAAGTGTGACGTCTGTGCCAGAGAGTTCACCCTGTCTGCCAACCTGAAGAGACACATGTTGATCCACGCCAGCGTGCGGCCCTTCCAGTGCCACGTCTGCTTCAAGACCTTTGTCCAGAAGCAGACCCTTAAAACGCACATGATTGTCCACCTGCCGGTCAAGCCTTTCAAATGCAAG GTGTGCGGAAAGTCGTTCAACAGAATGTACAACCTCCTGGGCCACATGCACCTCCACGCCGGCAGCAAGCCCTTCAAGTGCCCGTACTGCACGAGCAAGTTCAACCTGAAGGGCAACCTCAGCCGACACATGAAGGTCAAACACGGCATCATGGACACCTCAATAGATGGACAAG AACCTCCTCAGGACACAGAAGTCCAGGAGGACTACGAAGAGGAGAGCTTTGAATTCAGCGAGCGAGAAAATCGggctaacaacaacaacacaccagACATTGCTAAACTATCTCAAATGGAGTATTATAGCACCTATGGGAAGGGCACAGGGCGCTTCAGCACAGCATGA